The proteins below are encoded in one region of Ursus arctos isolate Adak ecotype North America unplaced genomic scaffold, UrsArc2.0 scaffold_24, whole genome shotgun sequence:
- the TBX21 gene encoding T-box transcription factor TBX21: MGIVARGCGDMLTGTEPMPASDEGRAPGADPQNRYFYPEPGAQDAADRRGGASLGAPYAGGALVPAPPGRFLGAYAYPPRPQAAGFPGVGEPFPPTAGAEGYQPGDGYAAPDPRSGLYPGPREDYALPAGLEVSGKLKVALNNHLLWSKFNQHQTEMIITKQGRRMFPFLSFTVAGLEPTSHYRMFVDVVLVDQHHWRYQSGKWVQCGKAEGSMPGNRLYVHPDSPNTGAHWMRQEVSFGKLKLTNNKGASNNVTQMIVLQSLHKYQPRLHIVEVNDGEPEAACNASNTHIFTFQETQFIAVTAYQNAEITQLKIDNNPFAKGFRENFESMYASVDASVPSPPGPNCQLLGGDHYSPLLPNQYPVPSRFYPDLPGQAKDVASQSYWLGAPRDHSYEAELRAVSMKPAFLPSAPGPTMSYYRGQDVLAPGAGWPMAPQYPPKMGPGSWFRPMRTLPMEPGPGASEGRGPEDQGSPSVWTEITPIRPESSDSGLGEGDSKRRRVSPYPSSGDSSSPAGAPSPFDKESEGQFYSYFPN, encoded by the exons ATGGGCATCGTGGCGCGGGGCTGCGGAGACATGCTGACGGGCACCGAGCCGATGCCGGCGAGCGACGAGGGCCGGGCGCCTGGCGCCGACCCGCAGAACCGCTACTTTTACCCGGAGCCCGGCGCCCAGGACGCGGCCGACCGTCGCGGGGGCGCCAGCCTGGGGGCGCCCTACGCCGGCGGCGCCCTGGTGCCCGCTCCGCCCGGCCGCTTCCTCGGAGCCTACGCCTACCCGCCCCGGCCCCAGGCCGCCGGCTTCCCCGGGGTGGGCGAGCCCTTCCCGCCGACGGCCGGCGCCGAGGGCTACCAGCCCGGGGACGGCTACGCGGCCCCGGACCCGCGCTCGGGACTCTACCCGGGGCCGCGCGAGGACTACGCGCTGCCGGCGGGGCTGGAGGTGTCCGGGAAGCTGAAAGTCGCGCTCAACAACCACCTGTTGTGGTCCAAGTTCAACCAGCACCAGACCGAGATGATCATCACGAAGCAGGGCCG gcGGATGTTCCCATTCTTGTCATTTACTGTGGCGGGGCTGGAGCCCACCAGCCATTACCGGATGTTCGTGGACGTGGTCTTGGTGGACCAGCACCACTGGCGGTATCAGAGCGGCAAGTGGGTGCAGTGCGGAAAGGCTGAGGGCAGCATGCCAG GAAACCGCCTCTACGTCCACCCAGATTCCCCCAATACTGGAGCTCACTGGATGCGCCAGGAAGTGTCATTTGGGAAACTAAAGCTCACGAACAACAAAGGGGCGTCTAACAATGTGACCCAG ATGATCGTGCTCCAGTCTCTCCATAAGTACCAGCCTCGGCTGCACATTGTCGAGGTGAACGACGGGGAGCCGGAGGCGGCCTGCAACGCTTCCAACACGCACATCTTCACCTTCCAAGAGACCCAGTTCATCGCCGTGACCGCCTACCAGAACGCGGAG aTTACTCAGCTGAAAATTGATAATAACCCTTTTGCCAAAGGATTCCGGGAGAACTTTGAGTC gatgtatGCCTCTGTTGATGCCAGCGTGCCCTCCCCGCCTGGACCCAACTGTCAGTTGCTTGGGGGAGACCACTACTCTCCTCTCCTACCCAACCAGTATCCCGTTCCCAGCCGCTTCTACCCCGACCTTCCTGGGCAGGCCAAGGATGTGGCTTCCCAGTCTTATTGGTTGGGGGCCCCCCGGGACCACAGCTATGAGGCCGAGCTCCGAGCAGTCAGCATGAAGCCTGCATTCCTGCCCTCCGCCCCCGGACCCACCATGTCCTACTACCGAGGCCAGGACGTCCTGGCACCTGGAGCTGGCTGGCCGATGGCCCCCCAGTACCCTCCCAAGATGGGCCCAGGCAGCTGGTTCCGCCCCATGCGGACTCTGCCCATGGAACCTGGTCCTGGAGCTTCAGAGGGACGGGGGCCAGAGGACCAGGGCTCCCCTTCGGTGTGGACTGAGATCACCCCTATCCGGCCAGAGTCCAGTGACTCGGGACTGGGTGAAGGAGACTCTAAAAGGAGGCGTGTGTCCCCTTACCCTTCCAGTGGCGACAGCTCCTCCCCTGCTGGGGCCCCTTCTCCTTTTGATAAGGAAAGCGAAGGCCAGTTTTATAGCTATTTTCCCAATTGA